The following are encoded together in the Kribbella voronezhensis genome:
- a CDS encoding glycosyl hydrolase 53 family protein, with translation MSRSDHEPAQPIISAPPGISRRTLLAGAAAGAGALALGVGSLAEATTDATFVKGADISWMPQMEAHGYYWNNKAGQRQDLFTILKSYGIGAISLRTWVNPSSDPANGHCSIQETAKMAARCRDAGLQVLLGFHFGDTWNSVGVQNPPKAWANMSYSQMLSALRSYVSTSLNVIKSAGVTPGWVKIGNEQNSGICHPVGSVSKPGQMTGLLNAAYDASKQIFPTTPVMIHLAQPQKMDSIRTFMNAYRGNGGKWDVTGLSSYAGGSNVAPILGNMRTIQSTYGKPIMQVEFGGPVDRATQTRDALHQFATGIKGFGGLGTFYWEPEGYSPFTGYTMTAWSSGTRRPTAALDGFLNV, from the coding sequence ATGTCGAGAAGTGACCACGAACCAGCACAACCCATCATCAGCGCCCCGCCAGGGATCTCCCGACGCACCTTGCTGGCCGGTGCGGCCGCCGGCGCCGGCGCCCTTGCGCTCGGCGTCGGCAGCCTGGCCGAAGCGACCACGGACGCCACCTTCGTGAAGGGCGCGGACATCAGCTGGATGCCGCAGATGGAGGCGCACGGCTACTACTGGAACAACAAGGCCGGGCAGCGCCAGGACCTGTTCACGATCTTGAAGAGCTACGGGATCGGCGCGATCAGCCTGCGCACGTGGGTGAATCCGTCCAGCGATCCCGCCAACGGGCATTGCAGTATCCAGGAGACCGCGAAGATGGCCGCGCGCTGCCGCGATGCCGGTCTGCAGGTCCTGCTCGGGTTCCACTTCGGCGACACCTGGAACTCGGTCGGCGTGCAGAATCCACCCAAGGCGTGGGCGAACATGTCCTACAGCCAGATGCTGAGCGCTCTGCGCAGCTATGTCTCCACCTCGCTGAACGTCATCAAGTCCGCCGGCGTGACGCCAGGCTGGGTGAAGATCGGCAACGAGCAGAACTCCGGGATCTGTCACCCGGTCGGCAGCGTCAGCAAGCCCGGCCAGATGACCGGCCTGCTGAACGCGGCCTACGACGCGTCGAAGCAGATCTTCCCGACCACACCGGTGATGATCCATCTGGCTCAGCCACAGAAGATGGACAGCATTCGCACGTTCATGAATGCCTACCGCGGCAACGGGGGCAAGTGGGACGTCACCGGCCTTTCGTCGTACGCCGGCGGCAGCAACGTGGCGCCGATCCTGGGCAACATGCGGACCATCCAGTCCACCTACGGCAAACCGATCATGCAGGTCGAGTTCGGCGGACCCGTGGACAGGGCGACCCAGACCCGGGACGCGCTGCATCAGTTCGCCACCGGCATCAAGGGCTTCGGTGGCCTCGGCACCTTCTACTGGGAGCCCGAGGGCTACTCGCCCTTCACCGGCTACACCATGACCGCCTGGAGCTCCGGCACCAGACGGCCGACCGCCGCCCTCGACGGATTCCTGAACGTCTAG
- a CDS encoding LacI family DNA-binding transcriptional regulator: MELSGGRRRPTIKDVAAVAGVSRGTVSRVLNGGHWVSPEALTAVQSAIKSTGYAANRHARSLVTGRANSVAFLLTEPQQLLFEDPNFSVLLRGAADALAKRDIPLLLMVAGTPAERRHVTDYITAGHVDGVLVISSHADDPVIASLLREHIPVVACGVPLGYEGRVGYVAADDVTGAREMVRYLRDSGRRHIATITGPLDTPGGVLRLKGYREELGRAYDEGLVAHGDYSRLGGQRAMADLLATRPEIDAVFVASDLMAAGALTTLSAHGKRVPEDIAVGGFDDSWLAATLSPALTTMRQPFERISSEMVRLLTEIVGGEQPAAVLLATTLVRRESA; the protein is encoded by the coding sequence GTGGAACTCAGCGGTGGCCGCAGGCGGCCCACCATCAAGGACGTGGCGGCTGTCGCCGGCGTTTCGCGCGGCACGGTCTCGCGAGTGCTCAACGGCGGCCACTGGGTGTCACCCGAGGCACTGACGGCAGTCCAGTCCGCGATCAAGTCAACGGGGTACGCCGCCAACCGGCACGCCCGGAGCCTCGTCACGGGCCGCGCGAACTCGGTGGCGTTCCTGCTCACCGAACCACAGCAACTCCTCTTCGAGGACCCGAACTTCTCGGTGCTGCTGCGCGGCGCGGCCGACGCCCTGGCCAAACGCGACATCCCGTTGCTGTTGATGGTCGCCGGAACGCCGGCGGAACGGCGGCACGTCACCGACTACATCACGGCCGGCCACGTCGACGGCGTACTGGTGATCTCGTCCCACGCCGACGACCCGGTGATCGCTTCGCTGCTGCGCGAGCACATTCCCGTGGTGGCCTGCGGTGTACCGCTCGGGTACGAAGGCCGGGTCGGCTACGTCGCCGCCGACGACGTGACCGGCGCCCGGGAAATGGTGAGGTATCTCCGCGACTCGGGTCGCCGGCACATCGCCACCATCACCGGGCCGCTCGACACCCCCGGTGGTGTCCTGCGCCTCAAGGGCTACCGGGAAGAGCTGGGCAGGGCGTACGACGAAGGCTTGGTTGCCCACGGCGACTATTCGAGACTGGGCGGTCAGCGGGCGATGGCCGACCTGCTCGCCACCCGGCCCGAGATCGACGCGGTCTTCGTCGCCTCCGACCTGATGGCCGCGGGCGCCCTGACCACCCTGTCCGCCCACGGCAAGCGAGTCCCTGAAGACATCGCGGTCGGTGGTTTCGACGACTCCTGGCTGGCCGCCACCCTGTCGCCCGCGCTGACGACGATGCGGCAACCCTTCGAGCGGATCAGCAGCGAGATGGTCCGCCTCCTGACCGAGATCGTCGGCGGCGAGCAACCGGCCGCCGTCCTCCTCGCCACCACCCTCGTCCGCCGCGAATCCGCCTGA
- a CDS encoding alpha/beta hydrolase family protein translates to MTAAGAGLTLLGAGEALGTLLPQAAAPTTPFAVGVRKYNWTRGSRPCTTYVYYPATGTPGGSPVTDAPVAAGVFPIYNFTHGFGSSPQNSLFIIRALAAAGFVVPAPYFNHNFTDVNNGNTSKDVSQILTNTLALNTSGPLAGHINTGIGVGISGHSLGGMVTHGLLTRWPDHRVVSANPQSCVDMGNPSSTVSAKVLFVHGDHDTTCAYSSARQAYNEITWPKAFLTFIGGTHTSFWSDQRFPRTVVDWARWTMYGDTAARDRLPADASGTKIKWESRL, encoded by the coding sequence ATGACTGCCGCCGGTGCCGGCCTGACACTGCTCGGTGCAGGCGAGGCGCTCGGCACCCTCCTTCCCCAGGCCGCCGCACCGACCACGCCGTTCGCGGTCGGCGTACGCAAGTACAACTGGACCCGTGGCAGCCGCCCGTGCACCACCTACGTCTACTACCCCGCCACCGGCACCCCCGGCGGCAGCCCGGTGACCGATGCCCCGGTCGCCGCCGGTGTCTTCCCGATCTACAACTTCACGCACGGCTTCGGGAGCAGCCCACAGAACTCACTGTTCATCATCCGGGCACTCGCCGCGGCCGGCTTCGTCGTCCCCGCCCCGTACTTCAACCACAACTTCACCGACGTCAACAACGGCAACACCTCCAAGGACGTCTCGCAGATCCTCACCAACACCCTCGCGCTCAACACCAGCGGACCGCTGGCCGGGCACATCAACACCGGCATCGGCGTCGGCATCTCCGGTCACTCCCTCGGCGGCATGGTCACCCACGGCCTGCTCACGCGCTGGCCCGACCACCGTGTCGTCTCCGCCAACCCGCAGTCCTGCGTCGACATGGGCAACCCCTCCAGCACGGTCTCGGCCAAAGTCTTGTTCGTCCACGGCGACCACGACACGACCTGCGCCTATTCCTCAGCCCGCCAGGCCTACAACGAGATCACCTGGCCGAAGGCGTTCCTCACCTTCATCGGCGGCACCCACACCAGCTTCTGGAGCGACCAGCGCTTCCCGCGGACCGTCGTCGACTGGGCCCGCTGGACCATGTACGGCGACACCGCCGCACGCGACCGCCTGCCGGCCGACGCATCCGGCACCAAGATCAAGTGGGAATCCCGCCTCTGA
- a CDS encoding LacI family DNA-binding transcriptional regulator: MVTMQDVATRAGVTKQTVSNVVTGRAAVRPDTAARVRAAIADLGYKPNLVARSLATGTTMTVGLIVPTVASPFYSEIVEEVENVLDEHGYHLVLCTTRADGERAKRQLAGLSSRLVDALLIAGDRDLTDPLALLPDPRFPIALCAWETQVPDSLPVVTIDYEHAGFLAGKHLRSLGHQRVAAVVELPTHQRRLAGFRNAFAQHRVQVRDDMVFAPPEATPAGGFAAAQAALAADPSLTAIFASHDLLALGVLEAVKESGRSVPGDVSVIGFDDTAPVGLTHPALTAVAIPSREMAQQATNLLLRAISEGTAPVNSAQLLRTSLVIRDSTGPAKR; the protein is encoded by the coding sequence ATGGTGACGATGCAGGACGTGGCCACCCGGGCCGGCGTCACCAAACAGACCGTCTCGAACGTGGTCACCGGCCGGGCGGCCGTCCGCCCGGACACGGCGGCGCGGGTCCGCGCGGCGATCGCCGACCTGGGCTACAAGCCCAACCTGGTGGCACGATCGCTGGCGACCGGTACGACGATGACGGTGGGCCTGATCGTGCCGACCGTCGCGAGTCCGTTCTACTCCGAGATCGTCGAGGAGGTCGAGAACGTGCTGGACGAGCACGGCTACCACCTCGTGCTCTGTACGACGCGCGCCGACGGCGAGCGCGCCAAGCGGCAACTGGCCGGACTGTCCAGCCGGCTGGTCGACGCGCTGCTGATCGCCGGCGACCGGGACCTGACCGATCCGCTCGCGCTGCTGCCCGACCCCCGGTTCCCGATCGCCTTGTGTGCTTGGGAGACGCAGGTACCCGACTCGCTGCCGGTGGTGACCATCGACTACGAGCACGCCGGATTCCTGGCCGGCAAGCATCTGCGCAGTCTGGGCCACCAGCGGGTGGCGGCAGTGGTCGAGTTGCCCACACATCAGCGCCGGCTGGCCGGGTTCCGGAACGCCTTCGCGCAGCATCGGGTGCAGGTCCGCGACGACATGGTCTTCGCGCCGCCGGAGGCGACGCCTGCTGGTGGCTTTGCCGCCGCGCAGGCGGCGCTCGCCGCGGATCCGTCGCTGACGGCGATCTTCGCTTCACATGATCTGCTCGCGCTGGGCGTGCTCGAGGCGGTGAAGGAGTCGGGCCGGTCGGTGCCCGGCGACGTTTCGGTGATCGGATTCGACGACACAGCTCCCGTCGGCCTGACGCATCCGGCCTTGACCGCCGTGGCGATCCCGAGCCGGGAGATGGCGCAGCAAGCGACCAACCTGCTGCTGCGAGCGATCTCCGAAGGCACAGCCCCGGTGAACTCCGCCCAGCTCCTCCGCACTTCCCTGGTGATCCGCGACAGCACCGGCCCCGCCAAACGCTGA